A genomic segment from Leptolyngbyaceae cyanobacterium encodes:
- a CDS encoding type 1 glutamine amidotransferase has protein sequence MTNNKRQITIGWLYPTLMSTYGDRGNAICLQQRAQWRGYTVEILPLDLQSTVADIHKADIFVGGGAQDRQQEIVMRDLRGAKADAIREKIEAGTPGVFTCGAPQLLGHYYEPALGQKIEGLGLLDFVSKHPGVDARRCIGNVVFEITASRLAEELTAMLGKPPIIIGFENHGGRTYLGKVEALGKVLSGYGNNGEDGMEGAFYRNAIATYSHGPVLPKNPFLADWLIKTALTEKYQSPVSLEPLDDSLALQAREAMFKRLGVSEPVAAGSR, from the coding sequence ATGACAAATAACAAAAGACAAATAACGATCGGCTGGTTGTATCCTACCTTGATGAGTACCTATGGCGATCGCGGAAACGCCATCTGCCTGCAACAAAGAGCGCAATGGCGAGGATACACTGTAGAAATATTACCCCTAGACTTGCAATCCACCGTCGCCGATATCCACAAAGCCGATATATTTGTCGGTGGCGGCGCACAAGATAGACAGCAAGAAATCGTCATGCGCGATTTGCGAGGCGCAAAAGCTGATGCAATCCGCGAGAAAATCGAAGCTGGTACACCGGGAGTTTTTACCTGTGGCGCACCCCAATTGCTAGGTCATTATTACGAACCTGCATTAGGACAAAAAATCGAAGGGTTGGGTTTGCTTGATTTCGTCAGCAAACATCCCGGTGTTGACGCGCGGCGTTGTATCGGGAATGTAGTGTTTGAAATCACCGCATCTCGGTTAGCAGAAGAATTAACCGCTATGTTAGGGAAACCGCCAATTATTATCGGATTTGAAAATCATGGCGGTAGAACTTATTTAGGCAAAGTAGAAGCACTGGGAAAAGTGTTAAGCGGTTACGGGAATAACGGTGAAGATGGGATGGAAGGCGCATTTTATCGAAATGCCATTGCCACCTATTCTCATGGCCCAGTTTTACCGAAAAATCCCTTTTTGGCAGATTGGTTAATCAAAACTGCTTTGACAGAGAAATATCAAAGCCCTGTATCCCTAGAACCTTTGGATGATAGTTTGGCATTGCAGGCGCGAGAAGCCATGTTTAAGCGGTTGGGAGTTAGCGAACCCGTGGCGGCTGGAAGTCGTTAG
- a CDS encoding DUF29 domain-containing protein, whose protein sequence is MTISDYQKWIKETINQLRERNFNEVDWDNLIEELESMGKSDRRAILSLLTRLLEHLLKLSYWEVEKERSGNHWAAEIVNFRAQIQHRLEDSPSLKPELEAMYTKAYPIAVKSVSQLFSLPENAYISLEQALDEDWFFVDESGEF, encoded by the coding sequence ATGACGATCTCAGACTATCAAAAGTGGATAAAAGAAACGATCAACCAATTAAGAGAACGTAATTTTAATGAGGTTGATTGGGATAATTTAATAGAAGAATTAGAGAGTATGGGAAAAAGTGATAGACGGGCTATATTAAGTCTCTTAACCCGTTTATTAGAACATCTGCTTAAATTATCCTATTGGGAAGTTGAAAAAGAGCGTTCCGGGAATCATTGGGCGGCTGAAATTGTCAATTTTCGCGCTCAAATTCAACATCGTTTAGAAGATAGTCCTAGTTTAAAACCTGAACTGGAAGCAATGTATACCAAAGCATATCCTATAGCGGTTAAGTCTGTTTCTCAGTTATTCTCACTTCCGGAAAATGCTTATATTTCTCTAGAACAAGCGTTGGATGAGGATTGGTTTTTTGTAGATGAATCTGGAGAATTTTGA
- a CDS encoding SH3 domain-containing protein — translation MKRSLFFHLLLGSIVGCQNPHLVSTDSIVQQPTPVANNNQTESNAEKQLSSSLRNCQISAYVINKDPKGLNVRSAPNPNASVVKKLPANNVAIVVDVVASQNYWVQISNAVGDNGNIFKGKGWLYTPLLGTSTRGYGTKGVSLHSSPNNNSSVLGTIPPETGVKLISCSGEWAYVSHNQLQGWLAKTEQCPNPLTTCP, via the coding sequence ATGAAACGCTCATTGTTTTTCCACTTGTTGTTGGGAAGTATTGTTGGTTGCCAAAATCCCCACCTAGTATCAACAGACTCAATAGTTCAACAACCTACACCAGTTGCTAACAACAATCAAACAGAATCGAACGCCGAAAAACAACTCAGTTCCTCTCTCCGAAATTGCCAAATTTCTGCTTATGTAATCAACAAAGACCCCAAAGGTTTAAATGTGAGAAGCGCACCTAATCCCAATGCCTCAGTTGTCAAAAAATTACCCGCTAATAACGTTGCGATCGTTGTTGATGTAGTTGCTTCCCAGAATTATTGGGTACAAATTTCCAACGCTGTCGGAGATAACGGCAACATATTTAAAGGAAAAGGTTGGCTTTATACTCCATTATTAGGTACTAGTACGAGGGGTTACGGTACGAAAGGCGTTTCGCTTCATTCTAGCCCTAATAACAACAGTTCGGTATTAGGTACTATTCCACCCGAAACAGGTGTAAAACTAATAAGTTGTAGTGGAGAATGGGCGTATGTTAGCCATAACCAATTACAAGGATGGTTAGCAAAAACCGAGCAATGTCCCAATCCTTTAACAACTTGTCCCTGA
- a CDS encoding Uma2 family endonuclease has protein sequence MSVEATTEPILETPDPDIDPWEPPMPPTDLIFDDGEPLESNRHRIAMNVLIGSLHHAWRDRNDFYTGGNMFIYFSSTQARNKDFRGPDFFVVLDVDGTKERQGWVIWEEEGRYPDVIVELMSSSTAKEDTGRKKDIYERTFRTRDYFVYDPFKPNSLQGWQLNANQRYEQLLPNEQGWLWCESLGFWLGTWEGTIQRETAIWLRFYDNPGNLVLLPEEAAQQQAEVAQQQAEAERQRAERLAARLRELGEDPNNL, from the coding sequence ATGTCAGTTGAGGCGACAACAGAACCCATTCTGGAAACCCCAGATCCAGATATCGATCCGTGGGAACCTCCCATGCCGCCGACTGATTTAATATTTGATGATGGTGAACCATTGGAGAGTAACCGCCACCGGATTGCTATGAATGTATTGATCGGATCGTTGCACCACGCTTGGCGCGATCGCAACGACTTCTATACGGGTGGCAATATGTTCATTTATTTCAGCAGCACCCAAGCGCGTAATAAAGACTTTCGAGGGCCAGATTTTTTCGTGGTGCTAGACGTGGATGGCACTAAAGAACGACAAGGCTGGGTAATCTGGGAAGAAGAGGGACGCTACCCAGATGTCATTGTAGAACTAATGTCGTCTTCTACGGCTAAAGAAGACACTGGACGAAAAAAGGATATTTACGAACGGACGTTTAGAACTAGAGATTATTTTGTTTACGATCCTTTTAAACCTAACTCTCTACAAGGTTGGCAGTTAAATGCTAACCAGCGTTACGAACAATTATTACCAAATGAGCAAGGTTGGCTGTGGTGCGAGAGTTTAGGTTTTTGGTTGGGAACGTGGGAAGGAACAATACAGAGAGAAACGGCGATTTGGTTGCGATTTTACGATAATCCTGGCAATTTAGTTTTATTACCAGAAGAAGCCGCTCAACAACAAGCTGAAGTTGCTCAACAACAAGCTGAAGCAGAACGTCAACGTGCTGAACGTTTAGCCGCTAGATTAAGAGAATTAGGAGAAGATCCCAATAACTTGTAA
- a CDS encoding Mur ligase family protein, with amino-acid sequence MQLVNQLRLSLAVSAARTITSLVRLLKLGAASVLPGSIASRIQPQILSMLCQQVKHGVIFIAGTNGKTTTSLLLRTMLEKQGWRVAHNATGANLINGLITALLENTNLAGKLTADYAILEIDENILPLAAPLCQPKIILCLNLFRDQLDRYGEVDTISRRWQKAISPLSANTIVIANADDPTLSHLGQQLPQKVLYFGLNEPKYYLDEIPHAVDSIYCPSCGHSLDYQGVYLSHLGDYDCPKCGFSKSKLSINGQEWPQILIGLYNKYNTLAAVLVAQQLGIDERTIRDTIENFKAAFGRAEELTVDGKRVRILLSKNPVGMNETIRTVNEIKGAGGASTTLMVLNDRTPDGTDVSWIWDVDTEKLVASGGTIVVSGDRVYDMALRLQYSQKEQNQGCKLIVKEDLQQAIATALEHTPVGETLHILPTYSAMLEVRGLLTGRQIL; translated from the coding sequence ATGCAACTGGTAAACCAACTGCGACTAAGCCTAGCGGTGTCTGCCGCACGCACGATAACTTCTCTGGTGCGCTTGCTAAAATTGGGTGCAGCTAGCGTCCTGCCAGGATCGATCGCCAGTCGCATTCAGCCGCAGATATTATCGATGCTGTGTCAGCAAGTCAAGCACGGCGTTATTTTCATTGCCGGAACGAATGGCAAAACCACCACATCCCTGCTATTGCGGACGATGTTGGAAAAACAGGGATGGCGAGTCGCACACAATGCCACTGGCGCTAATTTGATCAACGGATTGATTACCGCCTTGCTGGAAAATACCAATTTGGCAGGTAAGTTAACTGCTGATTACGCCATTTTAGAAATAGATGAAAATATATTGCCCTTGGCTGCACCTTTATGTCAGCCGAAGATTATTTTGTGTTTGAACTTGTTTCGCGATCAACTCGATCGCTATGGGGAAGTAGACACGATCAGTCGTCGCTGGCAAAAAGCCATTTCACCACTATCTGCAAATACGATCGTCATCGCCAATGCAGACGATCCCACCCTTTCTCATTTAGGCCAGCAATTACCCCAAAAAGTATTATATTTTGGCTTAAACGAACCAAAATATTATTTAGATGAAATCCCCCATGCAGTAGACTCCATTTACTGTCCCAGTTGCGGTCACTCCCTAGATTATCAAGGAGTTTACCTCTCCCATTTAGGCGATTACGATTGTCCTAAATGCGGTTTCTCGAAAAGTAAATTATCGATTAACGGTCAAGAATGGCCGCAAATTCTGATCGGACTTTACAATAAATACAATACTTTAGCGGCGGTATTGGTAGCGCAACAACTTGGCATTGACGAGCGGACTATTCGCGATACAATTGAAAATTTCAAAGCAGCTTTCGGACGTGCTGAAGAATTAACCGTTGACGGTAAGCGGGTGCGAATCTTGTTATCGAAAAATCCCGTAGGCATGAACGAAACCATCCGCACGGTAAACGAAATTAAGGGTGCTGGCGGTGCTTCTACCACGTTGATGGTGCTGAACGATCGCACGCCAGACGGTACGGATGTGTCCTGGATCTGGGATGTGGACACGGAAAAATTGGTAGCGTCGGGAGGCACGATCGTGGTGAGTGGCGATCGAGTTTACGATATGGCGCTGCGTCTACAATACAGCCAAAAAGAGCAAAATCAAGGCTGTAAACTGATTGTCAAAGAAGATTTACAACAAGCGATCGCCACTGCATTGGAACACACTCCAGTTGGCGAAACTCTCCATATTTTACCTACCTATTCTGCCATGCTCGAAGTCAGGGGATTGCTAACTGGGCGTCAAATACTCTAA
- a CDS encoding GUN4 domain-containing protein — protein MSDNTPSNTTQLVDTELKFPNSWQHYVELEIQLLSEKGIDYSRLRDLLAIGNWKEADQETKSVMLEVIGKESNGYLQLEDIEKFPHTDLHTIDRLWLKYSQGRFGFSIQKRIWQELDQNLPVGYPVKCKFGERVGWYIKDEWLIWEELSFSLTAPEGHLPSSPLGGNCLICDGCCGVLASKLAESNF, from the coding sequence ATGAGCGATAACACACCAAGCAATACAACACAACTAGTAGATACTGAATTAAAATTTCCTAATTCCTGGCAACATTATGTAGAATTAGAAATTCAACTGCTTTCGGAAAAAGGAATAGATTACAGCCGACTGCGTGACCTCTTAGCGATCGGAAATTGGAAAGAAGCAGATCAAGAAACAAAATCGGTCATGCTAGAAGTTATCGGTAAAGAAAGTAATGGTTACTTACAATTAGAAGATATCGAAAAATTTCCCCATACAGACCTTCACACTATCGATCGACTTTGGCTAAAATACAGCCAAGGTCGGTTTGGCTTTTCCATCCAAAAACGCATTTGGCAAGAATTAGATCAAAATCTTCCAGTAGGTTATCCCGTCAAGTGTAAATTCGGTGAACGGGTGGGGTGGTATATTAAGGACGAATGGTTGATTTGGGAAGAACTAAGCTTTTCACTCACTGCACCTGAAGGACATTTACCTTCTTCTCCTTTAGGTGGGAATTGCTTAATATGCGATGGCTGTTGCGGTGTTCTCGCATCGAAACTTGCAGAATCAAATTTTTGA